A window of the Enoplosus armatus isolate fEnoArm2 chromosome 5, fEnoArm2.hap1, whole genome shotgun sequence genome harbors these coding sequences:
- the tubd1 gene encoding tubulin delta chain isoform X4 — translation MSIVTVQLGQCGNQVGHELFDIICSDAREGQRKAYSTASCERFFHQTTRGDLVARAVLVDMEPKVINQSISRAAKSGRWRYGESSHFSQKQGSGNNWANGFCVHGPRHREVVEELVRREVERCDRLAGLMAMMSVAGGTGSGVGTYVTQCLRDIYPKSFIINHLTWPYGTGEVIVQNYNSVLTLAHLYQLSDAILVHENDTAHRICSQLLNIKHISFSDVNRVIAHQLGSVLQPALTADSHGVYSRNPLGGFEDAALYTSWLSSQEAFSLWKSPVSFNKYEKSATLVSNSQALLRPLDNMVGKAWNMFASRAYIHQYVKFGISEEDFLDSFTSLEQVISSYSQLT, via the exons ATGTCCATAGTAACAGTTCAGCTCGGTCAGTGTGGTAACCAGGTGGGTCACGAGCTGTTTGACATCATCTGCAGCGATGCTCGCGAGGGACAGAGGAAAGCGTACAGCACAGCCAGCTGTGAGCGCTTCTTCCACCAGACTACACGTGGAG ACCTCGTAGCCAGGGCGGTGCTGGTTGACATGGAGCCCAAAGTGATCAACCAGAGCATCAGCAGGGCTGCAAAATCTGGCAGGTGGAGGTATGGAGAAAGTTCACACTTCAGCCAGAAGCAGGGCTCTGGAAACAACTGGGCTAATGG GTTCTGTGTCCACGGCCCTCGTCACagagaggtggtggaggagctggtgAGGCGAGAGGTGGAGCGGTGTGACAGACTGGCTGGGCTCATGGCCATGATGAGTGTGGCGGGGGGAACGGGGTCCGGGGTCGGTACCTACGTCACCCAGTGTCTCAGAGACATCTACCCCAAGTCTTTCATCATCAACCACCTCACCTGGCCGTACGGGACTGGGGAG GTGATCGTCCAGAATTACAACTCTGTGCTGACGCTTGCTCATCTCTACCAGCTGTCAGACGCCATCCTGGTGCACGAGAACGACACGGCGCACCGGATCTGCAGCCAGCTGCTCAACATCAAACACATCTCCTTCAGTGATGTCAACAGGGTCATCGCTCACCAGCTGGGCAGCGTCCTGCAGCCCGCGCTCACTGCTGACTCCCACGGAGTCTACAGCAGAAATCCTCTGG GTGGCTTCGAGGACGCGGCCCTGTACACCTCCTGGCTCTCATCACAAGAAGCCTTCAGCTTGTGGAAATCCCCAGTGTCTTTTAATAAGTATGAAAAATCTGCCACGCTGGTCAGTAACAGCCAGGCTCTGCTCAGACCTCTGGATAACATGGTGGGGAAAGCCTGGAATATGTTTGCGTCCAG GGCCTACATCCACCAGTACGTTAAATTTGGGATCTCAGAGGAGGACTTTCTCGACAGCTTTACATCTCTTGAGCAAGTCATCTCCAGCTACAGTCAACTGACCTAG
- the tubd1 gene encoding tubulin delta chain isoform X3, whose product MSIVTVQLGQCGNQVGHELFDIICSDAREGQRKAYSTASCERFFHQTTRGDLVARAVLVDMEPKVINQSISRAAKSGRWRYGESSHFSQKQGSGNNWANGFCVHGPRHREVVEELVRREVERCDRLAGLMAMMSVAGGTGSGVGTYVTQCLRDIYPKSFIINHLTWPYGTGEVIVQNYNSVLTLAHLYQLSDAILVHENDTAHRICSQLLNIKHISFSDVNRVIAHQLGSVLQPALTADSHGVYSRNPLGELVSALACHPEYKLLSVCTVPQMPSSSIAYSTFSWPGPLRHLRQMLISNTKMEEGIDWQVRPPAGSGGTRSLTGPSFNTSLANLLILRGKDVYSAETGQRDRAYIHQYVKFGISEEDFLDSFTSLEQVISSYSQLT is encoded by the exons ATGTCCATAGTAACAGTTCAGCTCGGTCAGTGTGGTAACCAGGTGGGTCACGAGCTGTTTGACATCATCTGCAGCGATGCTCGCGAGGGACAGAGGAAAGCGTACAGCACAGCCAGCTGTGAGCGCTTCTTCCACCAGACTACACGTGGAG ACCTCGTAGCCAGGGCGGTGCTGGTTGACATGGAGCCCAAAGTGATCAACCAGAGCATCAGCAGGGCTGCAAAATCTGGCAGGTGGAGGTATGGAGAAAGTTCACACTTCAGCCAGAAGCAGGGCTCTGGAAACAACTGGGCTAATGG GTTCTGTGTCCACGGCCCTCGTCACagagaggtggtggaggagctggtgAGGCGAGAGGTGGAGCGGTGTGACAGACTGGCTGGGCTCATGGCCATGATGAGTGTGGCGGGGGGAACGGGGTCCGGGGTCGGTACCTACGTCACCCAGTGTCTCAGAGACATCTACCCCAAGTCTTTCATCATCAACCACCTCACCTGGCCGTACGGGACTGGGGAG GTGATCGTCCAGAATTACAACTCTGTGCTGACGCTTGCTCATCTCTACCAGCTGTCAGACGCCATCCTGGTGCACGAGAACGACACGGCGCACCGGATCTGCAGCCAGCTGCTCAACATCAAACACATCTCCTTCAGTGATGTCAACAGGGTCATCGCTCACCAGCTGGGCAGCGTCCTGCAGCCCGCGCTCACTGCTGACTCCCACGGAGTCTACAGCAGAAATCCTCTGG GTGAGTTGGTGAGCGCCCTGGCATGCCACCCAGAGTACaagctgctcagtgtgtgtacTGTCCCTCAGATGCCCAGCTCCTCCATAGCCTACAGCACGTTCAGCTGGCCAGGCCCGCTCAGACACCTGCGACAGATGCTCATCTCCAACACCAAGATGGAGGAAG GTATAGACTGGCAGGTGCGCCCACCTGCAGGCTCTGGGGGGACCAGGAGCCTCACAGGACCCAGCTTTAACACCTCTTTGGCCAACCTGCTCATACTGAGAGGGAAAGACGTCTACAGCGCAGAGACAGGTCAGAGA GACAGGGCCTACATCCACCAGTACGTTAAATTTGGGATCTCAGAGGAGGACTTTCTCGACAGCTTTACATCTCTTGAGCAAGTCATCTCCAGCTACAGTCAACTGACCTAG
- the tubd1 gene encoding tubulin delta chain isoform X2, producing the protein MSIVTVQLGQCGNQVGHELFDIICSDAREGQRKAYSTASCERFFHQTTRGDLVARAVLVDMEPKVINQSISRAAKSGRWRYGESSHFSQKQGSGNNWANGFCVHGPRHREVVEELVRREVERCDRLAGLMAMMSVAGGTGSGVGTYVTQCLRDIYPKSFIINHLTWPYGTGEVIVQNYNSVLTLAHLYQLSDAILVHENDTAHRICSQLLNIKHISFSDVNRVIAHQLGSVLQPALTADSHGVYSRNPLGIDWQVRPPAGSGGTRSLTGPSFNTSLANLLILRGKDVYSAETGGFEDAALYTSWLSSQEAFSLWKSPVSFNKYEKSATLVSNSQALLRPLDNMVGKAWNMFASRAYIHQYVKFGISEEDFLDSFTSLEQVISSYSQLT; encoded by the exons ATGTCCATAGTAACAGTTCAGCTCGGTCAGTGTGGTAACCAGGTGGGTCACGAGCTGTTTGACATCATCTGCAGCGATGCTCGCGAGGGACAGAGGAAAGCGTACAGCACAGCCAGCTGTGAGCGCTTCTTCCACCAGACTACACGTGGAG ACCTCGTAGCCAGGGCGGTGCTGGTTGACATGGAGCCCAAAGTGATCAACCAGAGCATCAGCAGGGCTGCAAAATCTGGCAGGTGGAGGTATGGAGAAAGTTCACACTTCAGCCAGAAGCAGGGCTCTGGAAACAACTGGGCTAATGG GTTCTGTGTCCACGGCCCTCGTCACagagaggtggtggaggagctggtgAGGCGAGAGGTGGAGCGGTGTGACAGACTGGCTGGGCTCATGGCCATGATGAGTGTGGCGGGGGGAACGGGGTCCGGGGTCGGTACCTACGTCACCCAGTGTCTCAGAGACATCTACCCCAAGTCTTTCATCATCAACCACCTCACCTGGCCGTACGGGACTGGGGAG GTGATCGTCCAGAATTACAACTCTGTGCTGACGCTTGCTCATCTCTACCAGCTGTCAGACGCCATCCTGGTGCACGAGAACGACACGGCGCACCGGATCTGCAGCCAGCTGCTCAACATCAAACACATCTCCTTCAGTGATGTCAACAGGGTCATCGCTCACCAGCTGGGCAGCGTCCTGCAGCCCGCGCTCACTGCTGACTCCCACGGAGTCTACAGCAGAAATCCTCTGG GTATAGACTGGCAGGTGCGCCCACCTGCAGGCTCTGGGGGGACCAGGAGCCTCACAGGACCCAGCTTTAACACCTCTTTGGCCAACCTGCTCATACTGAGAGGGAAAGACGTCTACAGCGCAGAGACAG GTGGCTTCGAGGACGCGGCCCTGTACACCTCCTGGCTCTCATCACAAGAAGCCTTCAGCTTGTGGAAATCCCCAGTGTCTTTTAATAAGTATGAAAAATCTGCCACGCTGGTCAGTAACAGCCAGGCTCTGCTCAGACCTCTGGATAACATGGTGGGGAAAGCCTGGAATATGTTTGCGTCCAG GGCCTACATCCACCAGTACGTTAAATTTGGGATCTCAGAGGAGGACTTTCTCGACAGCTTTACATCTCTTGAGCAAGTCATCTCCAGCTACAGTCAACTGACCTAG
- the tubd1 gene encoding tubulin delta chain isoform X1, with the protein MSIVTVQLGQCGNQVGHELFDIICSDAREGQRKAYSTASCERFFHQTTRGDLVARAVLVDMEPKVINQSISRAAKSGRWRYGESSHFSQKQGSGNNWANGFCVHGPRHREVVEELVRREVERCDRLAGLMAMMSVAGGTGSGVGTYVTQCLRDIYPKSFIINHLTWPYGTGEVIVQNYNSVLTLAHLYQLSDAILVHENDTAHRICSQLLNIKHISFSDVNRVIAHQLGSVLQPALTADSHGVYSRNPLGELVSALACHPEYKLLSVCTVPQMPSSSIAYSTFSWPGPLRHLRQMLISNTKMEEGIDWQVRPPAGSGGTRSLTGPSFNTSLANLLILRGKDVYSAETGGFEDAALYTSWLSSQEAFSLWKSPVSFNKYEKSATLVSNSQALLRPLDNMVGKAWNMFASRAYIHQYVKFGISEEDFLDSFTSLEQVISSYSQLT; encoded by the exons ATGTCCATAGTAACAGTTCAGCTCGGTCAGTGTGGTAACCAGGTGGGTCACGAGCTGTTTGACATCATCTGCAGCGATGCTCGCGAGGGACAGAGGAAAGCGTACAGCACAGCCAGCTGTGAGCGCTTCTTCCACCAGACTACACGTGGAG ACCTCGTAGCCAGGGCGGTGCTGGTTGACATGGAGCCCAAAGTGATCAACCAGAGCATCAGCAGGGCTGCAAAATCTGGCAGGTGGAGGTATGGAGAAAGTTCACACTTCAGCCAGAAGCAGGGCTCTGGAAACAACTGGGCTAATGG GTTCTGTGTCCACGGCCCTCGTCACagagaggtggtggaggagctggtgAGGCGAGAGGTGGAGCGGTGTGACAGACTGGCTGGGCTCATGGCCATGATGAGTGTGGCGGGGGGAACGGGGTCCGGGGTCGGTACCTACGTCACCCAGTGTCTCAGAGACATCTACCCCAAGTCTTTCATCATCAACCACCTCACCTGGCCGTACGGGACTGGGGAG GTGATCGTCCAGAATTACAACTCTGTGCTGACGCTTGCTCATCTCTACCAGCTGTCAGACGCCATCCTGGTGCACGAGAACGACACGGCGCACCGGATCTGCAGCCAGCTGCTCAACATCAAACACATCTCCTTCAGTGATGTCAACAGGGTCATCGCTCACCAGCTGGGCAGCGTCCTGCAGCCCGCGCTCACTGCTGACTCCCACGGAGTCTACAGCAGAAATCCTCTGG GTGAGTTGGTGAGCGCCCTGGCATGCCACCCAGAGTACaagctgctcagtgtgtgtacTGTCCCTCAGATGCCCAGCTCCTCCATAGCCTACAGCACGTTCAGCTGGCCAGGCCCGCTCAGACACCTGCGACAGATGCTCATCTCCAACACCAAGATGGAGGAAG GTATAGACTGGCAGGTGCGCCCACCTGCAGGCTCTGGGGGGACCAGGAGCCTCACAGGACCCAGCTTTAACACCTCTTTGGCCAACCTGCTCATACTGAGAGGGAAAGACGTCTACAGCGCAGAGACAG GTGGCTTCGAGGACGCGGCCCTGTACACCTCCTGGCTCTCATCACAAGAAGCCTTCAGCTTGTGGAAATCCCCAGTGTCTTTTAATAAGTATGAAAAATCTGCCACGCTGGTCAGTAACAGCCAGGCTCTGCTCAGACCTCTGGATAACATGGTGGGGAAAGCCTGGAATATGTTTGCGTCCAG GGCCTACATCCACCAGTACGTTAAATTTGGGATCTCAGAGGAGGACTTTCTCGACAGCTTTACATCTCTTGAGCAAGTCATCTCCAGCTACAGTCAACTGACCTAG